In Acidovorax sp. 106, the following proteins share a genomic window:
- a CDS encoding PglL family O-oligosaccharyltransferase codes for MPFSAFAMPWAVLSVLSVALPFLFAVTAPPSPNFWPLVFAWCCGAVLAAGALARGGQVQTRAQGRRLYRQAAMVLAWGLLLAAVVGGVVGLLQYLGAEPWGSPWIHPSSPGQAVGNLRQRNQQATLMAMGVWALLWLWVRMAQAARHWHRAERGAGRWLGVSLAALLPLLALASAATVSRTGALQWGVMVVLLCLWRGTPARRALPVALLGLAVYVLAAWALPQVLLHLTGVQGEGLFARLAGDGRQCSSRQVMWSNMLHLISLKPWTGWGWGEMGYAHYMTLFPGERFCLLLDNAHNLPLHLAVELGLPAALLLCVGAAAVVVRARPWRETDPVRQLAWGLLALVGVHSLLEYPLWYGPFQVATVFALLLLLWRSGGGWARRWLCGWLWRLGALACLVGGGLLATAAYQYRTVSQLYKPADQRPAALRDVRAVPVPSGTLFPDQVRFAWLTTHALTAANAAEMHAAALALLHFSPEPRVVEKLIASAQALGRDDEVAFHVRRYRIAYPADHAHWLARQTRWAPASGAEDMTEEREPEASAAP; via the coding sequence ATGCCGTTCTCTGCTTTTGCAATGCCCTGGGCCGTGCTGTCCGTGCTGTCTGTGGCTCTGCCGTTTTTGTTCGCGGTGACGGCACCGCCGTCGCCCAATTTCTGGCCGCTGGTGTTTGCCTGGTGTTGCGGCGCAGTGCTGGCGGCAGGTGCGCTGGCGCGGGGGGGGCAGGTGCAGACCCGTGCGCAGGGCCGCCGCCTTTACCGACAAGCCGCCATGGTCTTGGCCTGGGGCCTGCTGCTGGCGGCGGTGGTGGGGGGCGTGGTGGGCTTGCTGCAGTACCTGGGTGCAGAGCCCTGGGGATCGCCGTGGATCCACCCTTCCAGCCCGGGGCAGGCGGTGGGCAACCTGCGCCAGCGCAACCAGCAGGCCACCCTGATGGCCATGGGCGTGTGGGCGCTGCTGTGGCTGTGGGTGCGCATGGCACAGGCGGCACGGCACTGGCACCGCGCCGAGCGTGGCGCGGGGCGTTGGCTGGGCGTGTCTCTGGCCGCTCTGCTGCCGCTGCTGGCCTTGGCATCGGCAGCCACGGTATCGCGCACCGGGGCTTTGCAGTGGGGCGTGATGGTGGTCTTGCTGTGCCTTTGGCGCGGCACGCCCGCCAGGCGCGCCTTGCCCGTGGCGCTGCTGGGCCTGGCGGTCTATGTGCTGGCGGCCTGGGCCTTGCCTCAGGTGCTGCTGCACCTGACCGGGGTGCAGGGCGAGGGGCTGTTTGCCCGCTTGGCAGGCGATGGGCGTCAGTGCTCCAGCCGCCAGGTGATGTGGTCCAACATGCTGCACCTGATTTCGCTCAAGCCCTGGACGGGGTGGGGCTGGGGCGAGATGGGCTATGCGCACTACATGACGCTGTTCCCGGGTGAGCGCTTTTGCCTGCTGCTGGACAACGCCCACAACCTGCCCCTGCACCTGGCCGTGGAACTGGGCCTGCCCGCCGCACTGCTGCTGTGCGTGGGCGCCGCTGCAGTGGTAGTCCGCGCCCGCCCCTGGCGCGAGACTGACCCCGTGCGCCAACTGGCCTGGGGCCTGCTGGCTTTGGTGGGGGTGCACAGCCTGCTTGAATACCCGCTGTGGTACGGCCCCTTTCAGGTAGCGACAGTGTTTGCGCTGCTGTTGCTGCTGTGGCGCAGCGGCGGTGGCTGGGCTCGGCGGTGGCTGTGTGGGTGGCTATGGCGTCTGGGCGCGCTGGCGTGCTTGGTGGGGGGCGGCTTGCTGGCCACGGCGGCCTACCAGTACCGCACTGTGAGCCAGCTTTACAAACCGGCGGACCAGCGCCCGGCAGCCCTGCGCGATGTGCGCGCCGTGCCCGTGCCTTCGGGCACCCTGTTCCCGGACCAGGTGCGCTTTGCCTGGCTCACCACGCATGCGCTGACGGCGGCCAACGCCGCTGAGATGCACGCCGCAGCGCTGGCGTTGCTGCATTTTTCGCCCGAACCCCGGGTGGTCGAGAAGCTCATTGCCAGTGCCCAGGCTCTGGGGCGCGACGATGAGGTGGCCTTCCATGTGCGGCGCTACCGCATTGCCTACCCGGCAGACCATGCGCATTGGCTGGCGAGGCAAACCCGATGGGCGCCAGCCAGTGGCGCTGAAGACATGACCGAAGAGCGGGAGCCAGAGGCCAGCGCTGCCCCCTGA